In Acipenser ruthenus chromosome 6, fAciRut3.2 maternal haplotype, whole genome shotgun sequence, the following proteins share a genomic window:
- the LOC117411234 gene encoding actin, alpha skeletal muscle, with the protein MATAASSSSLEKSYELPDGQVITIGNERFRCPETLFQPSFIGMESAGIHETAYNSIMKCDIDIRKDLYANNVLSGGTTMYPGIADRMQKEITALAPSTMKIKIIAPPECKYSVWIGGSILASLSTFQQMWITKQEYDEAGPSIVHRKCF; encoded by the exons ATGGCAACAGCTGCCTCTTCCTCCTCCCTGGAGAAGAGCTACGAGCTTCCTGATGGTCAGGTCATCACTATCGGTAACGAGCGTTTCCGCTGCCCCGAGACTCTCTTCCAGCCATCCTTCATTG GTATGGAATCTGCTGGTATTCATGAGACTGCCTACAACAGCATCATGAAGTGCGACATTGACATCAGGAAGGACCTGTATGCCAACAATGTACTGTCTGGTGGCACCACCATGTACCCTGGTATTGCTGACCGTATGCAGAAAGAGATTACTGCTCTGGCTCCCAGCACAATGAAAATCAAG ATCATTGCCCCACCTGAGTGTAAGTACTCTGTCTGGATCGGTGGCTCCATCCTGGCTTCCCTGTCCACCTTCCAGCAGATGTGGATCACCAAACAGGAATACGATGAAGCAGGTCCCTCCATCGTCCACCGCAAATGCTTCTAA